The window CATCGGATTGTCGCGGGAACTGACGCGGCGTCTCCAGTCGAAAACGATGGAGACGCCCGGCGCGTCGCGCGACCGTTCGGCGGTGGCGGAGCCGGGCTCGCTGCCCTGCGACCTCGTTGAGACCGCGGACGCGTACCACATCACGATCGACGTGCCGGGCGTGGGCGTCGATGACGTGGCGGTAACGGTGCACGGCCAACGCGCGACGGTCCGCACTACGCGGCGCGCGTGGATCCCCGACGGGCTGACCCCGGTGCAGGTTGAACAGACCGCCGGGGGGATGTCGCGGACGATCGATCTGCCGTCTGCCGTCGAGGAAGGCGCGGTCCGCGCACAGATGGCCGCCGGGGTGCTGACGATTCGGATTCTCAAGGCGGGCAGTGCGCCGGGCGTCACCGGAGCCGGATAATCACCGCCGGGACGGGCGCGACGGATCCACACCCCGGCCCTGCTCGGCGGTGTGGATTTTTTGTCGGCGGACTCAGGAGCGAACACCCGTGGCGAAGCGCGACTATTACGACGTGCTGGGCGTGAAGCGCGACGCCGACGACAAGGCGATCAAGACCGCCTATCGCCGACTGGCCAAGCAGTACCACCCGGACTTCAACCCCGGTGACAAAGCCTCCGAGACGAGTTTCAAGGAAGTGAACGAAGCCTACGCGGTGCTCTCGAATGCCGAGGCGCGCGCCAAGTACGACCGGTTCGGTCACGCGGGCAACGGGCAACCCGGCTTCGACTTCTCCAACTTTGACTTCCGCAACATGGGCGGCTCGTTCTCGGGCTTCGGGCAGACTTACGAAGCGCACGGCTTCTCCGACATTTTGCAGGAGCTGTTCGGCGGGCGTTTCGACATGGGCGGCGGGCCGTCCGGCGGCTTCGGCGGGCACGGAGGCCGTTTCGGCGGCGGACGCCGCACCGCACGCGGGCAGGACGTCGAGGCCGAGATTCGGATTCCGTTCCTGGATGCCATTCGCGGCACGCAGATGACCGTGACGGTGCAACAGCCCGGCGGCCCGGACAACATCACGTTCAAGGTTCCCGCTGGAATCTCGGACGGAGGCAAGATCCGGCTGCGCGGCAAGGGCGGCGCGGCCCACGGCGGCGCTTCGGGCGACCTCATCCTGCGCGTGACGGTCGAACCGCACCACGACTTCGTGCGTGACGGCGACGACCTGCGTGTATCGGTGCCGGTCACGGTGGCCGAGGCGATTTGCGGCGCGAAGATCCCCGTTCCGACGCCCGACGGCACGAGCACCATCGCGAGCGCGCCGGGCACATCGTCGGGGCAGGTGCTGCGTCTCGCGGGCAAGGGCGTCGCGCGAAAGGGCCACGCGCCCGGCGACCTGTTCGTGACCATTCGGATCGTCGTGCCGAAGAACGTGGACGAAAAAAGCCGCGAGCTGATTCGCGAATTCGAGCGCAACAATCCCGTTCATCCGCGCGGCGCGCAGTGATGCCGCTTAAAACGAAATGAGGAATGGAATCGTCATGGAAATCCCGATCGACGACGGCGGCGAGGAGAATGGGGCGGCGGAGGCGGTTTCGGACGGCAATGGCGACGGATCGGCTCCGGCGGTCGAAACGCCGGTCGATCCGATCGAGCAGGCGAAAGCGCGCGAGCGAGAACTCGTGGACCAGTTGCAACGTCTCGCCGCGGAGTTCGACAACTACCGCAAGAAAAACGCGGGAGAGTACTCGCGCGGCGTGATCGAAGGGCAGGCGCGGGCGATCGAGGCGATTCTGCCGGTGCTGGACAGCTTCGCTCTCGCGGTGGCGTCCGCGGCGAACGCGACCGACGCGGGTGCGTTGCGCACGGGGATCGAGGCCGTGCAGCGGCAATTGCTCGGGCAACTCGGCGGGCTCGGGCTCGAGGAGATCCACGCCGCGCCCGGCGATGCGCTGGACCCGAACGTCCACGAGGTGCTTATGGCGCAGCCGGGGACGGGCATCGAACCCGGTCGCGTGACGGCCGAGTTCCAGGTGGGGTATCGGTTCAAGTCTCGGCTGCTGCGCGCGGCCAAGGTGTGCGTGGCGGCGGAACCATCCGCGCCGCAGGAACCGGCGATGGGAGAGAACGACAAAACGAACGGCGACGCCTGACCGATGTCGGCGTTGGGGACCAAACGACGGAACCAGCAGGGGGACGGCGATGTCTGAGGACGCCAAGGAGAGCGAGATCAAGGTCACGGACAAGCGAAGATATCGGGGAAGCGCCGAGGGACCGGTGGAGACGGAGGAGCCGGCCGCGAAGGTGGAGACGTCGGAGCAGAAGCCGACCGGGACCGGGGAAGATTCCGATGCGCACGAGCACGACCACGCCCATGCGTCGGAGCCGATGCCCGAGCTCAACTTCATGAGCCTCATCTTTTCGCTCGCCACGTCGGCCATGATGGCCATGGGTGATCTGGCGGACCCGGACGGCAAGAGCCACAAGGATCTGCCGATGGCGAAGCAGACGATCGACCTGATCGGGCTCCTGTCCGAGAAGACGAAGGGCAACCTGACGGTCGAGGAAGAGCAGTTCCTGTCCCACACGCTGCGTGATTTGCGCCTGCGTTTCGTGCAGGCGAGGGGTTAGCGGGTCCATGTCCACCCAACGGGCGAACGATGCGGAGATCGACTCGATGAAACACCGACGCGTCGCGACGATCGTCGCGCTGCTGCTGGTCGCGATGTCCACCGTCGTGTGCGTCGCCGACGAAAAGACGCTCACGAACGAGCCGGACAAACCCGACGTCGATCAGCAGGCGGCCGATTCGGCCACGCCCGTGCCGTCCACCGACGATCTCAACGCCGCGAGTCGCTCGTTCGTCGAACTGGCGAAGAAGGCCACGCCGGCGGTGGCCTATCTGGAAGTCGAAAAGCGCGTGCGCGCGGGCGGCATGACCAACATGCCGTTTCGCCAGGGCGATCCGTTCTTCGAGTTCTTCAAGCAGTGGGGCGTGCCCGAGCGCGATTTCGTGCAGCGCGGGCAGGGCTCGGGATTCATCATCAGCGAAGACGGCTACATCATCACCAACAACCATGTCGTGCGTGATGCCGAAAAGGTGAAGGTGAAGCTGGTGGATGAACGCGTCTTCACCGCGAAGATCATCGGCGCGGACCCGAAGACGGATCTGGCCGTCATCAAGATCGAGGACCCCAAAGCTCTGCCCGTCGTGCCGCTCGGCGATTCGGACAAGGTCGAGGTGGGCGAGTGGGTCGTGGCGATCGGCAATCCGTTCGGCCTGTCGCACACCGTCACCGCCGGCATCGTGTCGGCCAAGGGCCGTGTGATCGGCGCGGGGCCCTACGACGATTTCATCCAGACCGACGCGTCGATCAACCCCGGCAATTCCGGCGGCCCGCTGCTCAACACGCGCGGCGAGGTTATCGGCATCAACGCCATGATCAACGCGTCGGGGCAGGGCATCGGGTTCGCGATTCCCGTGAATCTCGCGAAAAAGATCGTCGCGCAGCTTCAGGCCAGCGGCACGGTCACACGCGGATGGCTCGGCGTCATGATCCAGCCGCTCTCGCCCGAAATCGCCAAGGCCGTGGGTCTCGACGATCCCAAGGGCGCGCTGGTCGGCGACGTCTTCGACGACTCGCCCGCGGCCAAGGCCGGCATCGA of the Deltaproteobacteria bacterium genome contains:
- a CDS encoding Hsp20/alpha crystallin family protein, encoding MTDADELIGLSRELTRRLQSKTMETPGASRDRSAVAEPGSLPCDLVETADAYHITIDVPGVGVDDVAVTVHGQRATVRTTRRAWIPDGLTPVQVEQTAGGMSRTIDLPSAVEEGAVRAQMAAGVLTIRILKAGSAPGVTGAG
- a CDS encoding J domain-containing protein, whose amino-acid sequence is MAKRDYYDVLGVKRDADDKAIKTAYRRLAKQYHPDFNPGDKASETSFKEVNEAYAVLSNAEARAKYDRFGHAGNGQPGFDFSNFDFRNMGGSFSGFGQTYEAHGFSDILQELFGGRFDMGGGPSGGFGGHGGRFGGGRRTARGQDVEAEIRIPFLDAIRGTQMTVTVQQPGGPDNITFKVPAGISDGGKIRLRGKGGAAHGGASGDLILRVTVEPHHDFVRDGDDLRVSVPVTVAEAICGAKIPVPTPDGTSTIASAPGTSSGQVLRLAGKGVARKGHAPGDLFVTIRIVVPKNVDEKSRELIREFERNNPVHPRGAQ
- the grpE gene encoding nucleotide exchange factor GrpE, encoding MEIPIDDGGEENGAAEAVSDGNGDGSAPAVETPVDPIEQAKARERELVDQLQRLAAEFDNYRKKNAGEYSRGVIEGQARAIEAILPVLDSFALAVASAANATDAGALRTGIEAVQRQLLGQLGGLGLEEIHAAPGDALDPNVHEVLMAQPGTGIEPGRVTAEFQVGYRFKSRLLRAAKVCVAAEPSAPQEPAMGENDKTNGDA
- a CDS encoding DUF1844 domain-containing protein — translated: MPELNFMSLIFSLATSAMMAMGDLADPDGKSHKDLPMAKQTIDLIGLLSEKTKGNLTVEEEQFLSHTLRDLRLRFVQARG
- a CDS encoding DegQ family serine endoprotease codes for the protein MKHRRVATIVALLLVAMSTVVCVADEKTLTNEPDKPDVDQQAADSATPVPSTDDLNAASRSFVELAKKATPAVAYLEVEKRVRAGGMTNMPFRQGDPFFEFFKQWGVPERDFVQRGQGSGFIISEDGYIITNNHVVRDAEKVKVKLVDERVFTAKIIGADPKTDLAVIKIEDPKALPVVPLGDSDKVEVGEWVVAIGNPFGLSHTVTAGIVSAKGRVIGAGPYDDFIQTDASINPGNSGGPLLNTRGEVIGINAMINASGQGIGFAIPVNLAKKIVAQLQASGTVTRGWLGVMIQPLSPEIAKAVGLDDPKGALVGDVFDDSPAAKAGIERGDVIRKFNGKSVDDSHDLPLLVAETEVDASVPVEIWRDGKSKNVDVTVAQMPDENTPAKTQDEQEQLGLTVTGVTPDVARALRLKPGEGAFVARVTSGSAAEDAGIRDGDVILQINRKPVSGPKDVIDALTGMGSGQTALLLIKREGETFFTTLAK